In Onychostoma macrolepis isolate SWU-2019 chromosome 06, ASM1243209v1, whole genome shotgun sequence, one DNA window encodes the following:
- the ubn2a gene encoding ubinuclein-2a isoform X2 yields the protein MAEPRKVQFVTLSALAGGPGAEGRRRRLEEDGAAEMSFDRDGRMKMIGTGVTTAGDRGGLIGKRDGEEPKGKTVRLNLCLSEPNEQCSAEFNYSELIQSQQAKKNRPDLKSSLDPNNPFNDDERERLEVEALAKKFESKYGNAGKKRRKDRMQDLIDIGFGYDESDPFIDNSEAYDELVPASLTTKLGGFYINTGTLQFRAASESEGEDGGKEEKSRMRVGEEPLIKRRKKKDATSIEEKKPRKNKVAKQGVAGLSLHRPEKKKRKKLMKDSLCLAAMLRRFTREKEEMRKRDAGASHPGPGLTSTPSSNNLLQNSHLQANANNIDLSLADLTAEPAMMSLLSSANESDLQDLMRDLDFSFLDTGPQMPSSARENGQVGLGSSLGHKIAGGGLNRGQGGLISFPPLPNGLPAPLIKRIEDLRAASRQFDQEGRKKFFTLDMNNILLDIELQVQEQPANIRSEVYSHLEAFVPCNKEALLKRLKKLSLNIQDDRLRTPLLKLKLAVCSVMPEQIARYNMDCMAKAAAKQQIEDGEKNGSEDDDEEKPGKRVMGPRKKFIWDDKLRTLLCNLVRVKLSCYELEQCSLSVEDYLKAFMENEVKPLWPKGWMQTRMLFKESRAVHGHLTGLGKKRIVPTPKAAKMTDVSWTQRPAPGVGSTSASPALPTPACRPPSSPSEPICLSDSLDEDLAANSLDSISQALALLSNAAKGLTPNNGVPATSSPSVPRSSSGVSHYSSPLSHSTLPAKMESSGISKANMSTLTTSPSLTSPLTSSPSSMRGENFGMLKDGGPVQRPSGTPAHRSGISGMNTAQSAKPRPPPTASPLLPPQQRSFGTMGVKLVQTPHSVGQTKNCANKSTTGGGTVVSQQPRMNPHPSQMNPKSPQQSPPPTTSSPSTLLSQAKTPSMPHNQSNFITPMQATLTKSSHSSSSPIIKLTPRPPAPTPPPSSSPSPSSSPSLTHPRPQMIASLHQYSPKSPNFRPPFTTQGTSVGSGVKSGSGQACYSFAGGHKSSSPPCGGANNTNAAPMATSLSVGCKDGSPSPSAVPTNHSQRQRPVGGTSQSAKSTTSRASAMSLPSPPVSSHLSQVSSASGSNLLGSVPPSLPLGFGMLGGLVPVSLPFQFPSLLNFNPPGPGVPGCSNMGASPATNSGYTLAQNANQSQGGDTKRKSH from the exons ATGGCCGAGCCGAGAAAAGTGCAGTTTGTCACCCTGTCGGCCCTGGCCGGCGGTCCGGGCGCGGAGGGCAGGAGACGGCGGCTGGAGGAGGACGGAGCCGCCGAGATGAGTTTTGACAGAGACGGCAGGATGAAGATGATTGGGACCGGGGTGACGACAGCGGGTGACCGCGGGGGTTTGATCGGGAAGAGAGACGGCGAAGAGCCCAAAGGGAAGACAGTGCGCCTCAACCTGTGTCTGTCCGAGCCTAACGAGCAATGCTCGGCCGAGTTCAACTACAGCGAGCTCATCCAGTCTCAACAG GCCAAGAAGAATCGACCAGATTTGAAGTCTTCCCTGGACCCCAATAATCCCTTTAATGATGATGAGAGAGAACGTCTGGAGGTCGAGGCACTGGCCAAAAAGTTTGAAAGCAAATAC GGTAACGCAGGGAAAAAGAGGCGGAAAGATCGGATGCAGGATTTGATTGACATTGGCTTCGGCTACGATGAGAGTGACCCCTTCATAGACAACTCGGAAGCT TATGACGAGCTTGTTCCAGCCTCCCTGACCACCAAGCTTGGTGGATTCTACATTAATACGGGTACTTTGCAGTTCAGAGCTGCCTCTGAATCTGAGGGAGAGGATGGAGGCAAAGAAGAAAAATCCAGG ATGAGAGTTGGAGAGGAACCACTGATAAAAAGAAGGAAGAAGAAAGATGCAACCAGTATAGAGGAGAAAAAACCCAGGAAGAACAAAGTAGCTAAACAAGG AGTGGCTGGTCTGAGCCTTCATCGCCctgagaagaagaagaggaagaaactAATGAAGGATTCGCTCTGTCTGGCTGCAATGCTCCGCCGTTTCACACGAGAGAAGGAAGAGATGCGGAAACGGGATGCCGGCGCATCTCATCCAGGCCCTGGTCTCACCAGCACTCCCAGCTCCAACAACCTACTGCAGAACTCCCATCTCCAAGCCAATGCCAACAACATTGACCTTTCACTAGCCGACCTGACTGCTGAACCCGCCATGATGTCATTGCTTAGTTCGGCCAATGAAAGCGATCTTCAGGATCTCATGCGTGACCTGGACTTTAGTTTTTTGGACACAGGGCCCCAGATGCCCTCATCAGCCAGAGAGAATGGGCAGGTTGGGTTGGGTTCATCATTGGGGCATAAGATTGCAGGAGGGGGACTGAATCGAGGGCAGGGTGGTCTCATCTCTTTTCCACCTCTCCCCAATGGTCTTCCAGCCCCCTTGATCAAGCGCATAGAAGACCTTCGAGCT GCATCGAGGCAATTTGATCAAGAAGGCAGAAAGAAATTCTTCACTCTGGATATGAATAATATCTTGCTGGA CATTGAGCTGCAGGTTCAGGAGCAGCCGGCAAACATTCGTTCAGAGGTGTACTCTCACCTGGAAGCCTTTGTGCCCTGTAACAAGGAGGCGCTACTAAAACGACTCAAGAAACTCAGCCTCAACATACAG GATGACCGCCTGCGCACACCCCTGTTAAAGCTCAAACTCGCCGTGTGCAGCGTGATGCCAGAGCAGATCGCCAGATATAACATGGACTGCATGGCAAAAGCTGCAGCTAA GCAGCAGATAGAAGATGGAGAGAAGAACGGATCggaggatgatgatgaagagAAACCAGGAAAGAGGGTGATGGGACCAAGGAAGAAGTTCATATGGGATGACAAACTCAG GACTCTGTTGTGTAACCTGGTGCGTGTGAAGCTGAGCTGTTATGAGCTGGAGCAGTGCTCTCTCTCTGTGGAGGACTATCTCAAAGCCTTCATGGAGAATGAAGTCAAGCCACTCTGGCCCAAAGGCTGGATGCAGACCAG gatgcTTTTTAAGGAGAGTCGTGCGGTACATGGTCACCTCACTGGCCT gGGCAAGAAAAGAATTGTTCCAACCCCAAAAGCTGCCAAAATGACG GATGTCAGCTGGACACAGAGACCTGCTCCAGGTGTTGGATCCACCTCTGCCTCGCCTGCCTTACCCACCCCAGCGTGCAGACCGCCCTCCTCCCCCTCTGAACCCATCTGCCTCTCGGATTCACTGGACGAGGATCTGGCCGCTAACTCTCTAGACTCCATTTCCCAAGCTCTCGCTCTCCTCAGTAACGCTGCCAAGGGACTGACGCCAAACAATGGCGTTCCCGCCACCTCTTCTCCCAGTGTCCCCAGATCCTCATCTGGAGTCAGCCACTACTCCTCACCTCTGTCACATTCCACCCTTCCAGCTAAAATGGAGTCTTCTGGTATCTCAAAGGCGAATATGAGCACTCTAACTACCTCTCCTTCCCTCACCTCTCCGCTCACCTCGTCTCCTTCCTCCATGCGAGGCGAGAACTTCGGGATGCTAAAGGATGGCGGGCCTGTGCAGAGACCCTCGGGAACGCCCGCTCACAGATCTGGCATTTCAGGAATGAACACGGCGCAGTCTGCAAAACCCCGCCCACCCCCTACCGCCTCGCCCCTCTTGCCTCCACAGCAGAGGTCCTTTGGGACAATGGGAGTGAAGTTGGTTCAGACTCCGCACTCTGTTGGACAAACAAAAAACTGCGCTAACAAATCCACTACTGGTGGCGGTACTGTGGTTTCCCAGCAGCCTCGTATGAACCCTCATCCCTCTCAGATGAATCCCAAGAGCCCTCAGCAGTCTCCTCCTCCAACCACTTCCTCTCCTTCCACCCTACTATCACAGGCCAAGACTCCCTCAATGCCACACAACCAGTCAAACTTCATCACGCCCATGCAGGCCACGCTCACCAAGTCTTCCCACAGTAGCAGCTCTCCTATTATCAAGCTCACACCACGACCCCCTGCCCCTACTCCTCCTCCTTCATCCTCACCCTCACCTTCATCATCTCCCTCTCTCACCCACCCCAGGCCTCAGATGATCGCCAGCTTGCACCAATACAGCCCCAAGAGTCCAAACTTCAGGCCGCCGTTTACCACACAAGGAACTTCAGTGGGATCCGGAGTCAAATCCGGATCAGGACAGGCCTGTTACAGTTTTGCAGGCGGACACAAATCCAGTAGTCCGCCCTGTGGTGGCGCAAACAACACCAACGCTGCCCCGATGGCCACGTCCCTGTCTGTAGGGTGCAAGGACGGTAGCCCCTCCCCTTCAGCAGTCCCAACCAATCACAGCCAGCGGCAGAGGCCAGTGGGAGGGACTAGTCAGAGTGCCAAGTCTACAACGAGTCGGGCATCAGCTATGAGCCTGCCCTCTCCTCCTGTCTCCTCTCATCTGTCACAG
- the ubn2a gene encoding ubinuclein-2a isoform X1: MAEPRKVQFVTLSALAGGPGAEGRRRRLEEDGAAEMSFDRDGRMKMIGTGVTTAGDRGGLIGKRDGEEPKGKTVRLNLCLSEPNEQCSAEFNYSELIQSQQAKKNRPDLKSSLDPNNPFNDDERERLEVEALAKKFESKYGNAGKKRRKDRMQDLIDIGFGYDESDPFIDNSEAYDELVPASLTTKLGGFYINTGTLQFRAASESEGEDGGKEEKSRMRVGEEPLIKRRKKKDATSIEEKKPRKNKVAKQGVAGLSLHRPEKKKRKKLMKDSLCLAAMLRRFTREKEEMRKRDAGASHPGPGLTSTPSSNNLLQNSHLQANANNIDLSLADLTAEPAMMSLLSSANESDLQDLMRDLDFSFLDTGPQMPSSARENGQVGLGSSLGHKIAGGGLNRGQGGLISFPPLPNGLPAPLIKRIEDLRAASRQFDQEGRKKFFTLDMNNILLDIELQVQEQPANIRSEVYSHLEAFVPCNKEALLKRLKKLSLNIQDDRLRTPLLKLKLAVCSVMPEQIARYNMDCMAKAAAKQQIEDGEKNGSEDDDEEKPGKRVMGPRKKFIWDDKLRTLLCNLVRVKLSCYELEQCSLSVEDYLKAFMENEVKPLWPKGWMQTRMLFKESRAVHGHLTGLGKKRIVPTPKAAKMTDVSWTQRPAPGVGSTSASPALPTPACRPPSSPSEPICLSDSLDEDLAANSLDSISQALALLSNAAKGLTPNNGVPATSSPSVPRSSSGVSHYSSPLSHSTLPAKMESSGISKANMSTLTTSPSLTSPLTSSPSSMRGENFGMLKDGGPVQRPSGTPAHRSGISGMNTAQSAKPRPPPTASPLLPPQQRSFGTMGVKLVQTPHSVGQTKNCANKSTTGGGTVVSQQPRMNPHPSQMNPKSPQQSPPPTTSSPSTLLSQAKTPSMPHNQSNFITPMQATLTKSSHSSSSPIIKLTPRPPAPTPPPSSSPSPSSSPSLTHPRPQMIASLHQYSPKSPNFRPPFTTQGTSVGSGVKSGSGQACYSFAGGHKSSSPPCGGANNTNAAPMATSLSVGCKDGSPSPSAVPTNHSQRQRPVGGTSQSAKSTTSRASAMSLPSPPVSSHLSQVSSASGSNLLGSVPPSLPLGFGMLGGLVPVSLPFQFPSLLNFNPPGPGVPGCSNMGASPATNSGYTLAQNLFKSLQPGSQVALPPHLQLAFSDANQSQGGDTKRKSH, encoded by the exons ATGGCCGAGCCGAGAAAAGTGCAGTTTGTCACCCTGTCGGCCCTGGCCGGCGGTCCGGGCGCGGAGGGCAGGAGACGGCGGCTGGAGGAGGACGGAGCCGCCGAGATGAGTTTTGACAGAGACGGCAGGATGAAGATGATTGGGACCGGGGTGACGACAGCGGGTGACCGCGGGGGTTTGATCGGGAAGAGAGACGGCGAAGAGCCCAAAGGGAAGACAGTGCGCCTCAACCTGTGTCTGTCCGAGCCTAACGAGCAATGCTCGGCCGAGTTCAACTACAGCGAGCTCATCCAGTCTCAACAG GCCAAGAAGAATCGACCAGATTTGAAGTCTTCCCTGGACCCCAATAATCCCTTTAATGATGATGAGAGAGAACGTCTGGAGGTCGAGGCACTGGCCAAAAAGTTTGAAAGCAAATAC GGTAACGCAGGGAAAAAGAGGCGGAAAGATCGGATGCAGGATTTGATTGACATTGGCTTCGGCTACGATGAGAGTGACCCCTTCATAGACAACTCGGAAGCT TATGACGAGCTTGTTCCAGCCTCCCTGACCACCAAGCTTGGTGGATTCTACATTAATACGGGTACTTTGCAGTTCAGAGCTGCCTCTGAATCTGAGGGAGAGGATGGAGGCAAAGAAGAAAAATCCAGG ATGAGAGTTGGAGAGGAACCACTGATAAAAAGAAGGAAGAAGAAAGATGCAACCAGTATAGAGGAGAAAAAACCCAGGAAGAACAAAGTAGCTAAACAAGG AGTGGCTGGTCTGAGCCTTCATCGCCctgagaagaagaagaggaagaaactAATGAAGGATTCGCTCTGTCTGGCTGCAATGCTCCGCCGTTTCACACGAGAGAAGGAAGAGATGCGGAAACGGGATGCCGGCGCATCTCATCCAGGCCCTGGTCTCACCAGCACTCCCAGCTCCAACAACCTACTGCAGAACTCCCATCTCCAAGCCAATGCCAACAACATTGACCTTTCACTAGCCGACCTGACTGCTGAACCCGCCATGATGTCATTGCTTAGTTCGGCCAATGAAAGCGATCTTCAGGATCTCATGCGTGACCTGGACTTTAGTTTTTTGGACACAGGGCCCCAGATGCCCTCATCAGCCAGAGAGAATGGGCAGGTTGGGTTGGGTTCATCATTGGGGCATAAGATTGCAGGAGGGGGACTGAATCGAGGGCAGGGTGGTCTCATCTCTTTTCCACCTCTCCCCAATGGTCTTCCAGCCCCCTTGATCAAGCGCATAGAAGACCTTCGAGCT GCATCGAGGCAATTTGATCAAGAAGGCAGAAAGAAATTCTTCACTCTGGATATGAATAATATCTTGCTGGA CATTGAGCTGCAGGTTCAGGAGCAGCCGGCAAACATTCGTTCAGAGGTGTACTCTCACCTGGAAGCCTTTGTGCCCTGTAACAAGGAGGCGCTACTAAAACGACTCAAGAAACTCAGCCTCAACATACAG GATGACCGCCTGCGCACACCCCTGTTAAAGCTCAAACTCGCCGTGTGCAGCGTGATGCCAGAGCAGATCGCCAGATATAACATGGACTGCATGGCAAAAGCTGCAGCTAA GCAGCAGATAGAAGATGGAGAGAAGAACGGATCggaggatgatgatgaagagAAACCAGGAAAGAGGGTGATGGGACCAAGGAAGAAGTTCATATGGGATGACAAACTCAG GACTCTGTTGTGTAACCTGGTGCGTGTGAAGCTGAGCTGTTATGAGCTGGAGCAGTGCTCTCTCTCTGTGGAGGACTATCTCAAAGCCTTCATGGAGAATGAAGTCAAGCCACTCTGGCCCAAAGGCTGGATGCAGACCAG gatgcTTTTTAAGGAGAGTCGTGCGGTACATGGTCACCTCACTGGCCT gGGCAAGAAAAGAATTGTTCCAACCCCAAAAGCTGCCAAAATGACG GATGTCAGCTGGACACAGAGACCTGCTCCAGGTGTTGGATCCACCTCTGCCTCGCCTGCCTTACCCACCCCAGCGTGCAGACCGCCCTCCTCCCCCTCTGAACCCATCTGCCTCTCGGATTCACTGGACGAGGATCTGGCCGCTAACTCTCTAGACTCCATTTCCCAAGCTCTCGCTCTCCTCAGTAACGCTGCCAAGGGACTGACGCCAAACAATGGCGTTCCCGCCACCTCTTCTCCCAGTGTCCCCAGATCCTCATCTGGAGTCAGCCACTACTCCTCACCTCTGTCACATTCCACCCTTCCAGCTAAAATGGAGTCTTCTGGTATCTCAAAGGCGAATATGAGCACTCTAACTACCTCTCCTTCCCTCACCTCTCCGCTCACCTCGTCTCCTTCCTCCATGCGAGGCGAGAACTTCGGGATGCTAAAGGATGGCGGGCCTGTGCAGAGACCCTCGGGAACGCCCGCTCACAGATCTGGCATTTCAGGAATGAACACGGCGCAGTCTGCAAAACCCCGCCCACCCCCTACCGCCTCGCCCCTCTTGCCTCCACAGCAGAGGTCCTTTGGGACAATGGGAGTGAAGTTGGTTCAGACTCCGCACTCTGTTGGACAAACAAAAAACTGCGCTAACAAATCCACTACTGGTGGCGGTACTGTGGTTTCCCAGCAGCCTCGTATGAACCCTCATCCCTCTCAGATGAATCCCAAGAGCCCTCAGCAGTCTCCTCCTCCAACCACTTCCTCTCCTTCCACCCTACTATCACAGGCCAAGACTCCCTCAATGCCACACAACCAGTCAAACTTCATCACGCCCATGCAGGCCACGCTCACCAAGTCTTCCCACAGTAGCAGCTCTCCTATTATCAAGCTCACACCACGACCCCCTGCCCCTACTCCTCCTCCTTCATCCTCACCCTCACCTTCATCATCTCCCTCTCTCACCCACCCCAGGCCTCAGATGATCGCCAGCTTGCACCAATACAGCCCCAAGAGTCCAAACTTCAGGCCGCCGTTTACCACACAAGGAACTTCAGTGGGATCCGGAGTCAAATCCGGATCAGGACAGGCCTGTTACAGTTTTGCAGGCGGACACAAATCCAGTAGTCCGCCCTGTGGTGGCGCAAACAACACCAACGCTGCCCCGATGGCCACGTCCCTGTCTGTAGGGTGCAAGGACGGTAGCCCCTCCCCTTCAGCAGTCCCAACCAATCACAGCCAGCGGCAGAGGCCAGTGGGAGGGACTAGTCAGAGTGCCAAGTCTACAACGAGTCGGGCATCAGCTATGAGCCTGCCCTCTCCTCCTGTCTCCTCTCATCTGTCACAG